In Corylus avellana chromosome ca2, CavTom2PMs-1.0, the following proteins share a genomic window:
- the LOC132169045 gene encoding uncharacterized protein LOC132169045: MGKPKTLDSFFKKKDGSQSEVSTCTHLERPLATDLEALVTNERPSKCPRIQPEEMNATFLERDLGLRPQIWEFPVNLQDDIRRAYIRAKPCQPKLSEYSYSGMGNNRRRFQASWFDTYSTWSEYSKSKDAIFCLPCYVFAKKPTGRPGSDAFTVKCLNNWKKASDEMNSSLMRHVGKDPNSPHNIAVKCCEDLMNQSGHIDKIVEKGHDESSGSKNQGNFIELVKLLESYNDDVAGLVLENAPKNAKYTSPKIQKEILHIIANKVRDAIRKEIGDAKFCILVDEARDESKREQMAIILRFVDKDGFIRERFFHIVHVKDTSASTLKKEICVVLSRYNLQIENIRGQGYDGASNMRGEWNGEAKRFHQFFIQLASIINIVGGSSKRHDDLQSIHAVELENLVASNAIETGRGINQIGTLQRPGDT; this comes from the exons ATGGGAAAGCCAAAAACACTTGATtcattctttaagaaaaaagatgggAGTCAATCAGAAGTTAGTACTTGTACACATTTAGAGAGACCTTTAGCAACGGATCTCGAGGCTTTAGTGACTAATGAGCGTCCCTCCAAATGTCCACGAATTCAACCTGAAGAAATGAATGCTACCTTTTTGGAACGTGATCTAGGATTACGTCCGCAAATATGGGAATTCCCTGTTAACTTACAAGATGACATTCGACGTGCTTATATTAGAGCCAAACCATGTCAACCCAAGCTTTCGGAATATTCATATTCAGGAATGGGTAATAATCGTCGCCGATTTCAAGCCTCTTGGTTTGATACATACTCAACTTGGTCGGAGTACTCAAAATCAAAGGATGCTATATTTTGTCTTCCATGCTATGTTTTTGCTAAGAAACCAACAGGTCGTCCAGGATCAGATGCATTTACAGTGAAATGTCTTAACAATTGGAAAAAGGCAAGCGATGAGATGAATAGTTCTTTAATGAGACATGTGGGGAAAGATCCAAATTCACCACATAATATTGCCGTGAAATGTTGTGAGGATCTAATGAATCAGTCAGGGCATATTGACAAGATAGTTGAAAA AGGTCACGATGAAAGTTCTGGCTCGAAAAATCAAGGTAACTTCATTGAATTGGTAAAGCTCCTAGAAAGCTATAATGACGATGTTGCTGGACTTGTCTTGGAAAATGCTCcaaaaaatgccaaatatacatcacccaaaattcaaaaggaaatccTACATATCATTGCAAATAAAGTGCGGGATGCgattagaaaagaaattggggaTGCCAAATTTTGCATTCTCGTTGATGAAGCTCGGGATGAATCAAAAAGGGAGCAAATGGCTATTATTTTGAGGTTTGTTGATAAAGATGGTTTTATTAGGGAGCGATTCTTTCATATTGTGCATGTTAAAGATACTTCTgcatcaactttgaaaaaagagaTATGTGTTGTTCTTTCTCGTTATAATCtccaaattgaaaatattcgAGGCCAAGGATATGATGGAGCTAGTAATATGCGTGGTGAATGGAATGG AGAAGCCAAGCGCTTTCATCAATTCTTTATCCAGTTGGcttcaattattaatattgttgGGGGTTCTTCTAAACGTCATGATGACTTGCAATCTATTCATGCTGTTGAACTTGAAAATTTGGTTGCTTCTAATGCAATTGAGACTGGAAGGGGGATAAACCAAATTGGCACTTTGCAACGACCTGGAGATACTTGA
- the LOC132169046 gene encoding uncharacterized protein LOC132169046, translated as MYGATCSVINKISNEGANYSQRGDAEAAYMILTSFEFILILHLMKEIMGLTNMLCQSLQQKSLDILNAMSQVSTTQSLIQKMRDDGWEPLLTTVKSFCEENDIDIPDMNAHYTRARGRSCRQDEGSPTTMEHHFRVDIFTAAIDFQLQELKNRFNEQAVELLILSVALSPKDAYKSFKIDDICKLAEKFYPRDFTEQEKICLKFQLQHYMLDVPKHQDFQNMSTLSKLCRGLAVSEKSKIYPLIDRLIRLVLTLPVSTATTERVFSAMKLVKTRLRTRMEDEFLADHLVVYIEKEIAKNFTSEMIMDEFYSISDRRRA; from the coding sequence ATGTATGGTGCAACTTGTTCAGTTATCAACAAGATCTCAAATGAGGGAGCTAATTATTCTCAACGTGGTGATGCTGAAGCGGCTTACATGATATTAAcatcatttgaatttattttgatattgcatttgatgaaagaaattatGGGACTCACAAATATGCTTTGCCAATCTTTGCAACAAAAGTCACTAGACATTTTAAATGCCATGAGTCAAGTTTCAACTACACAATCACTCATTCAAAAGATGAGAGATGATGGGTGGGAGCCTTTGCTTACTACTGTTAAAtcattttgtgaagaaaatgatattgaTATTCCTGATATGAATGCTCATTACACTAGAGCTCGAGGTAGATCTTGTCGTCAAGATGAAGGGTCTCCAACAACAATGGAGCATCATTTTAGAGTTGATATATTTACTGCTGCAATAGATTTCCAGTTACAAGAattgaaaaatagatttaatgagCAAGCTGTGGAACTCCTCATTCTTAGCGTTGCTTTAAGCCCTAAAGATGCATACAAATCATTTAAGATTGATGATATATGTAAGTTAGCTGAGAAGTTTTATCCTCGAGATTTCACCGAgcaagaaaaaatttgtttgaaatttcagTTGCAGCATTATATGCTTGATGTGCCAAAGCATCAAGATTTTCAGAATATGTCTACATTATCTAAGTTATGCAGAGGATTGGCAGtttcagaaaaatcaaagatctATCCTTTGATTGACAGATTGATTCGCCTAGTGTTGACTCTCCCTGTTTCTACTGCGACTACAGAACGAGTTTTTTCTGCCATGAAACTTGTAAAAACTAGATTGCGTACTAGAATGGAAGATGAGTTTCTTGCAGACcatttggtagtttatattgagaaagaaattgctaAGAATTTCACTTCAGAGATGATAATGGATGAATTTTATTCCATTAGCGATCGTCGTCGAGCATAA